Genomic segment of Candidatus Flexicrinis affinis:
AGCGGCGCATACAATACCGGCGGGCCGCCCTACGTCATCTACGGGACGACGCAAGGTTGGACTCCCAGCGAGTTCAAGGCCAGCATACAAGGCGCCTTCATCGTCAATACCCCGATCGTGATCTTCTCCCACCTGCTCAACGGACGCTATACGCCTCAGGTCTTCGAGGTGGCGATCGTGGCGACTGTAGCGATGTTGTGCGGGTTGTTGATCGGCATGTGGCTGGACCGATTCGTTAGCCCGCAGGGTTTTCGGCGCGCGGTGCAGATTGCGCTCGTCGTGTTGGGACTGTCGTTGATCTTTTGATGACCACAGGAGGCCGTATGCGTGTCGAAATCTTGGCTGAAAGCCGCGACGTCTCGGTTGCTGCGGCAGACGCATTCCTCGATGCAGCCCGCGACGCGCGTCGCGAGGGCCGGCCGCTGGCTTGGGTACTTTCCGGCGGAACGACGCCGCTCGGGGCGTACGCGTTGATCGCCGAACAGGCTGATGCGCTCGACTGGTCGGCAATCGACGTGTTCTTCGGCGACGAGCGCTGCGTGCCGCCCGATCATACGGATAGCAACTTTGGCGCGGCGAACGGTGTACTGCTGAAGAGAATTGCCGGCCTTGGCGCGCGCGTTCACCGCATTCGAGGCGAGATCAACCCGGTCGATGCCGCCGCAGAATACGATCGTCTGGTGCGCGATTTCGCGGCGACGCGCCAAAGCCCGGTGTTCGACCTCGTGTTTCTTGGCATGGGCGGCGACGGCCATACCGCCTCATTGTTCCCGGACTCGATTGCGATCCGTGAAAACGAGATGTGGGCGATACCGGCGCATTCCGCCGCGCTCGACTCATGGCGCGTAACGATGACGCCTGCCGCATTGTCGGAAGCTCGGCAAGTCGTCTTTCTCGTCACCGGAAGTGGCAAGGCCGACGCGCTCGTTCACACCCTCGAAGGCCCGCGCGACATCAACCGATTCCCGGCGCAGGCAATCGCGCCTCGAAACGGTAACGTGCGGTGGATCGTGGACAGCTACGCGGCAAGCAAGCTGCGCGGGACATATCAATCATTAACGTAAGCGGCTGACGCTGCGCAGCGTCGTTTACCGTATCCGGTACGATGCTTAGCACAGGGAACATCGCTGACATGACCGTGGTCGGCCTTCACCACATTACGCTCGTCGCGCGTGATATGCAGCGCACGATCGACTTCTACACGCAGATTCTCGGCCTGAACGTCGTCAAGCAGACCGTCAACTTTGACGATCCGTCAAGCTATCACATCTATTTCGGAGACAGCACCGGCCGGCCGGGAACGGTTGTCACGTATTTCGAGTGGCCGGAAGCGCCGAAAGGCGCGCATGGCATCGGCGGGACGCATCACTACGCGATGAGCGTTCAAGACCGGTCGGTGCTGCTCAAGTGGAAACGCCGCCTGACCGACCTCGGCATCGAGGTGCGCGGTCCATTCGACCGGACGTACTTCGAGTCGATCTATTTCGACGATCCCGATGGGGTCATCATCGAGCTGGCGACAGCGGGCCCGGGCTTTGGCGTGGACGAACCGCTGGACGCGCTGGGCCAGATCGAGCAGCGACCGCCGCTTGATGTCACGGCGCAGGGCCGCGACAACGAGACCATCGCCGCCGAGACGTGGCCTGAGCCGGTCGAAGGCATCGAACCCGATATGACCCTGTCATCCGGCATGCACCACATCACCGCCATCGGCGCCGACATTCACCGGACCCATGCGTTCTTCGGCGAACTGCTCGGCCTACGCCTCGTCAAGCAAACGATTAACTTCGACGATCCAAACAGCAAACACTGGTATTGGAGCACTGCCGCCGACGGTCAGCCGGGCACGCTCATCACGTACTTCGAGCGCGATCCGAAGAAGACCCGCATCGCGCGGCTCGGCGTTGGCCATACGCACCATTTCGCGCTCGCCGTGTCCGATGAGGACTCGCTGCTGGCGTGGCGGGCAAGGCTGGTCGACGCCGGATTGACCGTATCGCCCGTACGCGATCGCACATATTTCAAGAGCATCTACACGAAGGACCCCGACGGGCAAATCGTCGAGCTGGCGACGCTGGGCCCGGGGTTCATGGTCGATGAGCCGGCCGAATCGCTCGGCACTTCGCTGCTGCTCCCGCCGCACGTCGATCCCGCGGCTGTGGCGACTCCGGCGCTTCGAGTCCGCTAGACAAGGAGACACTATGCTTTCAGTGAACGACCCGCACGGCAGCATCGAAGTCCTGCACACCGGTGCACCGATCGAGTCCGCCAACCGTGCGCTGATCCTGATTCACGGGCGCGGTTCGACGGCCCGCGAAATCCTGACGCTCGCGCCTGAATTTGCGGTCGCGGACTTCGCTGTCCTCGCGCCGCAAGCCACTGGTAACGTGTGGTATCCGCAGCGGTTCATGCGCCCAGTCGAGGAGAACGAGCCATACTTGTCGTCGGCGCTCGCGGCGGTTGACCGCCTTGTGCAGCATCTCGGCGACAACGGCATACCGCCCGAACGCATCGCGATCGGCGGATTCTCACAGGGCGCGTGCTTGACGACCGAATACGCCGCCCGGCATCCGCGGCGGTACGGGGCAATACTGGCATTCAGCGGCGGGCTAATCGGTGACGCAAACAAACCGCTGCCGATCCACCATCCCGGCACGCCACTGGCCGGGACGCCCGTGTTCATCGGGTGCAGCGACGTGGACAGCCACATTCCAATCGAACGGGTCGATGAGACGGCCAGCATCCTGAGCACGATGGGCGGTGAGGTCGACAAGCGCATCTACCCGGGTATGGGTCACACGATCAATCAGGACGAGATCGAGGCTGCGGCGGCGCTCTTAAACGCGGTAGGGCGTTAGAAGGGCTGCGCATGAGCCTCGCGCAGCGCATTGCGGACGAGATGACGGTTCTTCCGGGTGTATCGGCCGAGCCGCACCGATTCGGCGGGGTCGAGTTCCGGGTCAACGGGCGCGAGATCGGGCATCTCCACGGCGACTCGTGGGCCGATATCCCCTTCCCCAAGCGGGTGCGCGACAAGCTGGTTGCCGAGGGTCGCGCCGAAGTCCATCACTTGCTGAAGGACACCGGCTGGATCAGTTTCTATGTTCGCAAACACGCCGATGGTGATCGTCTACTCGCCCTGCTGATGTTGAACTACCGCATCATCACGAATCGCCGGCAAGCTTTGGCGGAGTTCGGCGGATAGGGCTGAGCAAGCCTCTCATGACTGAACTTTCCTGACCCCTTGACAACTCCTGATTTCGAGCATAACGTGGGTGCTTGGCGACATGGAGGTACAGCAATGGAGAGCGAAACCGTGCAGACGGTCCAAAAGGACGTCAACCTGCGGCCAATGACCATGTCGGACTTTCCCGACGTTCATCGGCTAATCTGCGAGTTTGATCTGTCCTCAATCGGGCATGCCGGACTCTCGTTGGAGGATGTGCGCGATGACTGGTTGGGCCGGGCGCGCTTCGAGCTGGAGCGCGACGCGATCGTCGTCACCACGCAAGGCGGAGAGATCGTCGGGTTCACCGCCGTTTTTGAGTACCGTGACCCGCCAGTTCGCCCGTTCATGTGGGGAATCGTCGCGCCGCAGTACCGCGGACAGGGAATCGGCGCCCGCCTGATCGAATGGTCGATCGATCGGGCACGCAAGGCAGTTCCTCACGTCCCTGACGAGGCACGCGTGGTCCTTCAAGCGACGGCGTTTGGCGCGCACGATTTCACCAAGCACGCGCTCAAGCGGCATGGCTTCTACTATGCCGGATCGTTCTACGCGATGCGGATCACGTTCGATGCTGCTCCTGAGCCGGCGACCTTCCCCGAAGGCATCCGCCTGATCACGTATGCCGACCGGCCCGACCCGCGCATGTTCGCCTATGTCTACGGTCACAGCTTCGCCGACCATCGGGGTTGGCTCGTCAAGTGGACGATGGAACACCCGCTCCATCGCGTAAACGACATGCTGTCATGGCCGGACACCGACCCCAACTTGATCTTCTTCCTCATGGACGGCGATCTACCGGTTGGTCTGCTTACCGTTCATCCATCGGACGAGGACGACCCCGACTACGCCAACACACATTGGTTGGCGATCATGCCGGGCTACCGGCGCCAAGGGTTGGCGCGTCAGCTGTTGCAGCATGCTTTTGTGACCGCGCACGCGCTTGGCAAAAAGGGCCTGACGCTCAACGTCGACGCCAGCAGCCTCACCAACGCTGTGCGGCTTTACGAAAGCGCGGGAATGCACGCGAAATACCAGTGGGACGCCTATCACCTCGAACTGCGCCCCGGGATCGAGTACACCCGGCAGTAAAGCCTCTGCCTACACGGTCAGATCGTGCTTCTTCTTTAGGATCGCCGCTGCCCGCTCTATCTCGGCGGCGGTCCTGTCTTTGTCCCAACCGGTAACACCAGCGACGATGTGGCCGACCTCGACCAGTAGGTCGCGCGTGAATCCGCCGAGCCAGGCCATCACGGTACGACGAAGCACGAGGTCGTCAAGATGCGTGATCTGCTCGGTCGCGGCAATCCATTCGATCTCGCGCTTTGTGTAGCCGGGATGGAACCGCAGCGGCGCATCCTCGCCATCCGCCATAAAGCCGGCGATATCACGCGCTGTCGTGCCGTAACGCTCGAACAACGTCTGCAGACGCTCGCGGTCGATATGAGTCTCGGCTTCCAGATCGGTGATCCACGCCTTCTCGTCCGTCGGGTAATCGCGCCCGCCCCCGAAGGCGATGTGTGTCGTCGATGCCTTGCGCTCGCGTCCGAGCCGGCTCAGAACGCGGTCTGCGGTCTGTTCGCTGAACGCACGGTACGACGTCCATTTGCCGCCAACGAGAGACAACGTCGGGAACGAGACTGCGCCGTCCGGCTCGGTAACCTGAATGTGATGATCGCGGCTTACGTTGCCGGTGAACCCCTTGTCGGCGGTAGGCAGAGGACGCACACCGCTGAACTTGAACACGATGTGCTCTTCGCTGACCGTGATTCCCGGCAGGATACGGTTCACCAGTTCGAGCATGTACTGTGTCTCTTCGGGCGTACACACCGCCTTGTCCGGGTCGTCGATCCGAATATCGGTCGTGCCGACCATCACGCGGCCGTCGACAAACGGCAGGATCAGCACAATGCGGCCGTCTTTGTTCTCGAAGAAGAACTCGCCTCCGCTGCACGCCCGGTACAGCTCGGGATGATCGAGGATCAAGTGCGAGCCTTTCGTTCCGCCGATGAACTTCGACTCAATGCCCATCGATCGCATCGTGAAGTCGATCCACGGCCCCGCCGCATTGACGACGACCTTCGGCGTGAAGTCCAGCGTCTCCCCGGTCAGTTCATCGCGCAATTGCACGCTGTCCTTTGATGCGCCGACCGCCGACACGTAGTTCAGCGCGATCGCCTGATCGGACACGCGCTCTGCTTCCTGTACCAGTTCGAGACAGATCCGCTCCGGGTACGGCATGTACGCGTCGTAGTACTGCGCCACGTACTTGACGTCCTCACGCAGGCCAGGGTACGTCTTGAGCGCCTCGTCACGGCCGAGAATGCGGTGAGTTGGCATCACACGGTAACTGCGCGCGAACCAGTCGTAGAAGATCAGGCCGATCTTAATCACGACTGCACCACGCTCGGACGGCTTCTCGCGAAGTCGTAGAAACTTGAGCGGCGCGTTGAACAAACCACTGAACAGGTTGAAGATCGGAATGGAGGTCAGTAGCGGCTTGGAGTAGTGCGGGGCATTGCGCAGCATCAAGTTGCGTTCGGTCAGCGCTTCGCGCACGAGCCGGAACTCGCCGTTCTCAAGGTAGCGGATGCCGCCGTGCAACATGTGGCTCGATGCGGCGCTGGCACCGGAACCATAGTCCGCCTTGTCAACCAGGGACGACATCTACGCCTTGATGGGCGAGATCGCGAAACGTGCCGATGCCGTTGATTCCCGCGCCAATCACGAGCACCGAGGCTTTGGGGTTCGCCTTGAGCCGATCCCACTTCTGCGTTCGAGACAGCATTGTTTCGCCTCCTGTGCGACGTACCTCACTGTATGTATTCATTATACCGCCGCCTAAGCGGACGAGAGGACTACTTGGCCACATCGCGTGCGCGGTATCCTCTGTGGTGGAAGTGCTGCACCGTAAGCCCATACTTTCCTGCGCGTCAGAGTCTCGTTAGGCAAGTACATCACCGAGGATTGAACCCATGAAAATCGCAATGATCGGCCTTGGCAAAATGGGGGCCAACATGACGACTCGCCTGATTCGCGCGGGTCATTCGGTTGTCGCCTACGATCGCAACCACGAGGCAGTGACGCTTGCGGCGGCAGGCGGCGCTGTCCCGGCCGACGGACTGGACGAGGTGGTCCAGCAGCTTGATGCGCCGCGCGCAGTTTGGCTGATGGTCCCCGCCGGCGCGCCGACCCAATCCACGATCGACGATCTCGCCCAACGCCTGTCGCCGGGAGACACGATCATCGACGGGGGGAATTCCAACTACGCCGACTCGATGGCCGCGGCCGAGCGACTCAAGCCGCTCGGCATTCACTTTGTCGATGTCGGCACGTCGGGCGGGGTGTGGGGGCTCAAAGTCGGCTACAGCCTGATGATCGGCGGAGACGATGCGGCCGTCGCAGCGCTGACTCCGATCTTCAAAGCGCTTGCCCCGGCGCCCGACCGCGGCTGGGGCCACGTTGGGCCGGCCGGTGCCGGTCACTTCACCAAGATGATCCACAACGGCATCGAGTACGGCATGATGCAGGCGTTCGCCGAAGGCTTGTCGATCATGCGTGCCAAGAAGGAGTTCGGCCTCGACCTCGCCGAAATCACACGTATTTGGCAGGACGGCAGCGTGGTCCGGTCGTGGCTGCTTGACCTGATTCACGACGCGCTGACCGAAGATCAGGCGCTCGAGGACATAGCAGCCTATGTGCCCGACAGCGGTGAGGGGCGCTGGACGGTGTTCGAGGCGATCAATCTGAACATTTCAGCGCCGGTCATCACGACCGCCCTCGAGCGCCGTATCCGCAGCCGCGAGGATGGATACACCGATAAGCTGCTGTCGGTCATGCGTAACGCGTTCGGCGGTCACGCCGTCAAGAAGGCGGGAGACTAGCCGATGCAGCACAGCGAACAGATCACAGTCGTCATCTTCGGTGCCTCGGGCGACCTCACGCATCGCAAGCTGGTCCCGGCCCTGTACAACCAGCACGTCAAAGGTCGCCTGCCGGACAACGTGCATATCGTCGGCGTGTCGCGCTCACAGTTCTCGGATGAGGAATTTCGCGAGCGCATGAAAGATGGCGTGCAGCAGTTTTCGCCCGAGCACTTCGATTACGAGCGCTGGAACGCGTTCGCCCCGCGCATGCGCTACGTTGCGGCCGACGCCGGCCAATCGGACGGCATGCAGACGGTCAAGCAGGCGCTGGACGCGTGCGGATCGGACGTTGAACACCGGCTGTACTATTTGTCCGTCGCGCCGAAGTTGTACGCGCCGATCGTCAAGCATCTCGGCACGCACGGCATGGCAAACGAAGACGCGGGCTGGCGCCGCATCGTCGTGGAGAAGCCGTTCGGCGTCGACCTTGCATCCGCGCACGCGCTGAACGACACGATCCATGCGGTGTTCGGCGAAAGTCAGGTCTACCGGATTGACCACTACCTCGGCAAGGAGACCGCGCAGAACATCCTGTTCTTCCGATTCGCCAACTCGATCTTCGAGCCGGTGTGGAACCGCAACACGATCGACAACGTGCAGATCACCGTTGCCGAGCAGGTCGACGTCGGGCACCGCGCAGACTTCTACGACGGGGCTGGTGTGCTGCGAGACATGTTCCAGAACCATCTGATGCAGCTCCTGTCCCTCATCGCCATGGAACCGCCTACTTCGTTCGAGGCCAACGCCTTGCGCGACGAGAAGGTCAAGGTACTTAGGGCTGTCCGGCCGCCGGACCCATCGCACACCGTCCGCGGGCAGTACGCCGGCTACCGTGAGGCATCGGGCACCGCACCCGACAGCAAGACTCCCACCTATGCCGCGCTGGAGCTGTACATCGACAGTTGGCGCTGGCAGGGCGTCCCGTTCTACCTGCGGTCGGGAAAGGCCCTTGCGCGCAAGCAGTCCGAGATTGTGATTACATTTCGCCGGCCACCGCACCTGATGTTCGACGGCGTCGACCCGAATGCGATCACGCCCAACGTGCTCTCGATTCGGATTCAGCCGGACGAAGGGGTGCATCTCACGATTCAAGCGAAAGAGCCCGAGACGACACAGTCGATGCATCCGGTCGATCTCACCTTTCATTACCGCGATAGCTTCGAGACGTCGACCGTGCCGGACAGCTACGAACGACTGCTGATCGACGCTATCTCTGGCGACGCCGCGCTGTTCACGCGTGAAGACGAGATCGAAGCGGCGTGGCGTATCGTCGATCCGATCATCGCCGGATGGGAGAAGTCGGCCGACGCGCCGCCGCTGGCGTTCTACACCCCCGGCACGTGGGGGCCGGATGCGGCCGACGAACTGCTTGCCCGCACCGGCAGACAGTGGCATGTCGGGGATCTCGATCATTAGACAGCGGCGCACAACACGTTGCAATCGGTATACTGTGGGCCGGGCGCGAACTTGGCCCATATTTGTTGTGATTGGATACTGAAAGGGGCTGCCGATGATCGATATCCCTACCCTACCCGGCGTCACGGCCAAGCACGTCGAAACGGCCCGCCTATCGACCCGCGTACTGTTCTCCGGGCCGGACGACGGCACCCCGGTGCTGTTCATTCACGGCAACGCAAGCAATGCTACCTACTGGGAAGAAACGATGGTCGCGCTGCCCGCTGGTTTCCGGGGCATCGCGCCGGACCTGCGCGGATACGGCGGCGCGGACGGGGCCAAGTTGATCGACGCGACACGCGGCCCGGGCGACTGGGTGGACGACCTGATTGCGCTCATGGATCAGCTCGGAGTCAACCAGTTTCACATCGCGGGGCACAGCCTCGGCGGCGGCGTGTGTTGGGGCCTGCTGCGCGACCATGCCGACCGCCTGCTCTCGGTAACGTTGGCAGCGGCGAGTTCGCCGTATGGTTTCGGCGGCACGAGGGGCACGGACGGTCAGCCATGCTATGCCGACTTCGCCGGCTCGGGCGGCGGGGTCGTCAACGCTGGGTTCGTGCAGGCCATTGCAGACGGCGATAGGTCGGATACACCCAACTCACCGCGCGACGTGATGAACAAGTTCTATTGGAAACCGCCGTTCCGCGCCGCGCGCGAGGAGGATCTGCTATCCGGCTTGCTCAGCGAGCACACCGGGCCACAGCAGTACGCCGGGGATTTCGTGGCGTCGCCGAACTGGCCCAACGTCGCGCCGGGCGTGTTCGGGCCGATCAACGCGCTGTCGCCGAAATACACGGGCGATGTCAGCAAGATTTGGACGAACCCGGTCAAGCCGCCCGTGTTGTGGGTTTACGGCGCCGACGACCAGATCGTCAGCGACAATTCACTGTTCGACCTCGGAACGCTCGGAGCGTTCGGAGTCGTCCCGGGTTGGCCGGGCGCCTATGTGTTCCCGCCGCAGCCGATGATCAGCCAGATCAGCGCCGTGCTTGCCAAGTACGCATCCGAGAGCGGTGACGTCTCGATACTTCCACTCAAGGACTGCGGCCATACGCCGTACCTCGAATACCCGCAGGAGTTCAACGCGGCATTTCACGCGCTGCTCGCGCGCGCCTAACAGGTTTGCCGACGATCATTTGACCAATACGGTGAACAGGTTACAATCCGCGCTTAGCGAGCCGTAGTCGCCCGCTGTAGCAAGACACTCACTGGAGGGAACACATGCGTGCCAAAATAGTAGTCCTTGTTCTCCTCGCCGCGCTGCTGGCCTTCGGCAGCGTCGCGCAGGAAGCCGCGCCGCTCAAGATCGGCTTGTTGACCGACCTGTCCGGCGTGCTCGCCATTTACGGCGTCGAGCTTGACTATGGCCTCAAGCTGGGCCTGCTGTACGCCGCCGGCATCGACCCGGCCGAGTATGACAGCCTCGACGCCGCGCTGGCCGATCTGACGATCGCCGGAAGACCGGTAGAGATCCTCGTCCGCGACAACACAAGCAACCCGGACACCGCGAGCCAGCAGGCACGCGAGCTGATCGAAAACGAGGGCGTTGAAATTCTCGTTGGCGCCCCGTCCTCGGGCGTGACGCTTGGGTTGCAGCAAGTGGCCGTCGACTACGAGACGATCCTATTTGCCGCTCCCGGTGCATCGCCCACGATCACCGGTTCGAACTTCAACCCGAACACCTTCCGCGTGTGCCGCAACACGGCGCAGGATTCGCTGGCACTCGCATCGTACGCCACCGAGCTGGGCGAAAACTGGGTTATCCTCGCCGCCGACTATGACTTCGGTCGCGCCTCTGCCGCCGCCTACGAGGCGACTCTGGGTGCCTTCGGCGTCAACTTCGCCAGCGAGGTCATTTACGCCCCGCTTGAAACGACCGACTTCACCGCCTATCTCCAACAGGTGAGCGACAGCGGCGCCGAGGTTCTGCTCCCGATCTGGGCCGGTGATACGACAATCCCGCTTCTGCAGCAGATCGCCGAGTTCGGGATCTACGAGAACATGGCCGTCATTGGCGCGCTCAACAGCAATGATCTCGTCGCGCTTTCCGACCCGAGCACGATCGGTCAGGTCGCGCCGGGCGTTTACCACTACGCGTTCCCGCAGACCGAGGTCAATGACTGGTTGGTCGAGAAGCACGTCGCGGTCACTGAAACGATGGGCGCGGTCGACTACCCCGACCTGTTCACCGAGTGTGCGTTCGCGACCGGTCAGGCGCTGTATGCCGCGGTCGACGCTGCTGGCGGTGATACGCTGCCCGAATCGCTCATCCCGCAGCTCGAGGGTCTGGTATTCGAAGGCCCGAAGGGTACGTACTTCATCCGCCCGGGCGATCATCAGGTGCTGGTGCCGATGTACGTCGCGCAGTTGGATAACCTCGACAGCCCCGAGTACGCGTTCTGGACGCTGATCGCCGAGGTCGATGCGTTGGCAGCGAACCCGCCCTGCCAGCTGGAGGGCGACTACGCCGATCGCTGCGCGCTGAACGACACCTTCATCGAGGAAGTCGTCACGCCGGCAGTCGAAGCCATGAGAGCCGAAGAATAGCCGCAAAGAGTATCCGTCCGGGGGCAGCGCCAACGCCCCCGGACGCCATTCTTGGAACAGTGACATGACACCAATTCTTGAAACGCACTCGTTGACGAAGGCGTTCGGCGGCTTGGTCGCGGTTAGCGACGTATCAATTCAGGTCGAAGAAGGTACGACCCACGCCGTTATCGGTCCCAACGGCGCCGGCAAGACGACCCTGTTCAACTTGCTGTGCGGCAACTTTAGGCCCACAAGCGGGCGCGTGATCTATGATGGCCGGGACATCACAGACGTCCCGCTTCATCAGCGCGCTCATTTGGGCATCGGCCGGTCGTTTCAGATCATCAACTTATTCCCGAACCTGACCGTGCTTGAGAACGTGCGATTGGCCGCTCAGGCACTGGGAAGGGACAACTTCCGCATTTTTCAGCGCGCCTCGACCATCGTGCCGTACGTGACACGAGCGGCGGAAGCCCTCGAACTTGTCGGCCTGCAAGGACATGCCAGCATGCCGGCAAGCGTGCTCCCCCACGGCGGCAAGCGCAAGCTCGAACTCGCGATCCTTCTTGCGGCTGATCCGAAACTGCTGCTGCTGGACGAGCCCACGGCGGGCATGGCGTCCGAACAGGTGCCGGAACTGATGCAGATCATCAGCCGGGTTCGCAGTATGGGCGGGCGGACGATCGTCATCGTCGAGCACAACATGAACGTCGTGATGAACGCGTGCGACCGAATCACGGTGATGAACCTCGGTCAGGTGCTTGCCGAGGGGACGCCAGCGGAGATCGGCGCCAACAAGCAGGTTCAGGACGTGTATCTCGGCCAGCTGTACGACCTGCCCGGAGGGCACGCATGACCGACGTTCTCGCGCTTTCGGGCATCCACACGTTCATCAATCAGTTTCATATCCTCGAAGGCGTGGACTTCACCGTCCCTGCCGGAAGCATCACAGTACTGCTGGGGCGTAACGGCGCCGGCAAGACGACCACCCTGCGCACGATTATGGGCATGACCCCGCCGTCCGCTGGCGACGTGCTGTTCAACGGCACGAGCATCAAGTCGCGCGCGCCGCATGCGATCGCCCGACTCGGCGTCGGCTACGTGCCGGAACACCGCGCGATTTTCCGGGAGCTGACCGTTCTCGAAAACCTGCGCATTAGCGAGCGCGCCACCGGCGACCTCGAACGCACGTCCGACTTCATATTCCGACTGTTTCCGGACCTCAAGCGGCTTGTGACGCTGCGCGGCGGGAGCTTGTCCGGCGGGCAGCAGCAGATGCTGGCTGTCGC
This window contains:
- a CDS encoding ABC transporter ATP-binding protein, encoding MTPILETHSLTKAFGGLVAVSDVSIQVEEGTTHAVIGPNGAGKTTLFNLLCGNFRPTSGRVIYDGRDITDVPLHQRAHLGIGRSFQIINLFPNLTVLENVRLAAQALGRDNFRIFQRASTIVPYVTRAAEALELVGLQGHASMPASVLPHGGKRKLELAILLAADPKLLLLDEPTAGMASEQVPELMQIISRVRSMGGRTIVIVEHNMNVVMNACDRITVMNLGQVLAEGTPAEIGANKQVQDVYLGQLYDLPGGHA
- a CDS encoding ABC transporter ATP-binding protein — translated: MTDVLALSGIHTFINQFHILEGVDFTVPAGSITVLLGRNGAGKTTTLRTIMGMTPPSAGDVLFNGTSIKSRAPHAIARLGVGYVPEHRAIFRELTVLENLRISERATGDLERTSDFIFRLFPDLKRLVTLRGGSLSGGQQQMLAVARALVADNRLLLIDEPSEGLAPVIIEQLMAAIRELAADKTVLLVEQNFRVASRLADRYVIIDDGHSVQSGLMPDLMQDEATVQRYLGVA